One part of the Roseomonas gilardii genome encodes these proteins:
- the efeO gene encoding iron uptake system protein EfeO, whose translation MPPIADLTRRRLLATATALVLPLAVPGLARFAQAAAPASPLDLAEPIAQYKIYVLGEVRQLVRQTRSFADAIKAGDLAKARSLYAPTRVHYERIEPIAELFDDLDKSIDSRADDHDEGEKDAGFTGFHRLEYGLFAKNSTEGLVPFADKLVADVQELETRIRGLTTPPEKVVGGAAALIEEVAATKISGEEDRYSGTDLWDFNANVEGARKIVELLTPQLKKADPALLSKVDANFKRVEAILAKYRTKDGGFENYEKLTPADRNALQAPITTLAEDLSRLRGTLGLG comes from the coding sequence ATGCCCCCCATCGCCGATCTCACCCGGCGCCGCCTTCTCGCCACCGCCACGGCGCTGGTGCTGCCCCTGGCCGTGCCCGGCCTGGCGCGCTTCGCCCAGGCGGCGGCACCGGCCTCGCCGCTCGACCTCGCCGAGCCGATCGCGCAGTACAAGATCTATGTGCTGGGCGAGGTGCGGCAGCTCGTGCGGCAGACGCGCAGCTTCGCCGACGCGATCAAGGCTGGCGATCTCGCCAAGGCCCGCAGCCTCTACGCGCCGACGCGGGTGCATTACGAGCGCATCGAGCCGATCGCGGAGCTTTTCGACGATCTCGACAAGAGCATCGATTCCCGCGCCGACGACCATGACGAGGGCGAGAAGGATGCGGGCTTCACCGGCTTCCACCGCCTGGAATACGGGCTCTTCGCGAAGAACTCGACCGAGGGTCTCGTGCCCTTCGCCGACAAGCTGGTCGCCGATGTGCAGGAGCTGGAGACCCGCATCCGCGGCCTGACCACCCCGCCGGAGAAGGTGGTGGGTGGCGCCGCGGCGCTGATCGAGGAAGTGGCCGCGACCAAGATCTCCGGCGAGGAGGATCGCTACAGCGGCACCGACCTGTGGGACTTCAACGCCAATGTCGAAGGCGCCCGCAAGATCGTGGAGCTGCTGACGCCGCAACTGAAGAAGGCCGACCCCGCCCTGCTGTCCAAGGTCGATGCCAACTTCAAGCGGGTGGAAGCCATCCTGGCCAAGTACCGCACCAAGGATGGCGGCTTCGAGAACTACGAGAAGCTCACCCCCGCCGACCGCAACGCCCTCCAGGCCCCCATCACCACCCTGGCCGAGGACCTCTCCCGCCTGCGCGGGACGCTCGGTCTGGGGTGA
- the efeB gene encoding iron uptake transporter deferrochelatase/peroxidase subunit: MTRNSCPFAAGRRGLLLGLAGGAGVASAVVAAPLMQEPPGRDAAEARQAIAFHGPHQPGILNPPPAAGMVAAFDVLAPDRAGLDRLFRLLTERIAFLMAGGTPPEADPRFPPADSGILGPEIVPDGLTVTVALGASLFDGRYGLATWKPAHLETMRRFPNDALERDWCHGDLLLQFCANTPQSTIHALRDIIKVTPDLLRLRWRLDGTLPPAAGGHAARQTPRNLLGFKDGTSNLAPADAAQMERHVWVGPEDGEPAWARGGSYQVVRIIRNFVERWDRTPLQEQQQIFGRDKREGAPLGLEREHDIPDYVADPEGKRIPLDAHIRLANPRTPETADSLILRRPFNYDRGVTRAGQLDMGLLFICFQRNLRRGFIAVQERLNGEPLEEYIKPTGGGYFFALPGVPAPGRYLGQGLIEAA, encoded by the coding sequence ATGACACGGAATTCCTGCCCCTTCGCCGCCGGGCGGCGCGGATTGCTGTTGGGCCTGGCGGGCGGTGCCGGGGTTGCCTCCGCCGTGGTCGCAGCCCCGCTGATGCAGGAGCCGCCCGGGCGCGACGCGGCCGAGGCACGGCAGGCCATCGCCTTTCACGGGCCGCACCAGCCGGGCATCCTCAACCCGCCGCCCGCCGCCGGCATGGTCGCCGCCTTCGACGTGCTGGCACCTGACCGTGCCGGGCTGGACCGTCTCTTTCGCCTGCTGACCGAGAGGATCGCCTTCCTGATGGCCGGGGGCACGCCGCCAGAGGCCGATCCGCGCTTCCCGCCAGCGGATTCCGGTATCCTCGGGCCGGAAATCGTTCCGGACGGGCTGACCGTTACCGTGGCGCTGGGCGCTTCGCTCTTCGATGGGCGCTATGGCCTCGCGACGTGGAAGCCCGCGCATCTGGAAACCATGCGCCGCTTCCCCAACGATGCGCTGGAACGCGACTGGTGCCATGGCGACCTGCTGCTGCAGTTCTGCGCCAATACGCCCCAGAGCACGATCCATGCCCTGCGCGACATCATCAAGGTGACGCCGGATCTGCTGCGCCTGCGCTGGAGGCTCGACGGCACGCTGCCTCCCGCCGCCGGTGGCCATGCCGCCCGCCAGACGCCCCGCAACCTGCTGGGCTTCAAGGACGGCACCAGCAACCTCGCCCCCGCCGATGCGGCCCAGATGGAGCGCCATGTCTGGGTAGGGCCGGAGGATGGGGAGCCCGCCTGGGCCCGGGGCGGCAGCTATCAGGTGGTGCGGATCATCCGGAACTTCGTGGAGCGCTGGGACCGCACCCCGTTGCAGGAACAGCAACAGATCTTCGGACGCGACAAGCGGGAGGGCGCGCCGCTCGGCCTGGAGCGGGAGCACGACATCCCGGACTATGTCGCCGATCCCGAGGGGAAGCGCATCCCCCTCGACGCCCATATCCGGCTGGCCAATCCGCGCACTCCCGAGACCGCCGACAGCCTGATCCTGCGACGGCCCTTCAACTATGACCGGGGGGTCACGCGGGCCGGGCAGCTCGACATGGGGCTGCTCTTCATCTGCTTCCAGCGCAACCTCCGGCGCGGCTTCATCGCCGTGCAAGAGCGCCTGAACGGCGAACCGCTGGAGGAGTACATCAAGCCCACCGGCGGCGGGTACTTCTTCGCCCTGCCCGGCGTGCCGGCCCCCGGCCGGTATCTCGGCCAAGGGCTGATCGAGGCCGCCTGA
- the efeU gene encoding iron uptake transporter permease EfeU has product MLVPFLIMFREGLEAALIIGLVAGYLGRTGRREWLPLVWLGIGAGVLVSLGAGLALEVLSAEFPQRGQEIFEAVVGLVAVGMLTAMVFWMRRAARSVKAEMQDRIDAALMGERRGLALLAMVFLAVAREGLEAAVFLLAVMRQSPGPAAPIGAVAGLLLAVAVGAAITWGGLRLDLRRFFRWSGVLILLVAAGLLAGSLRALHEAGLWNGLQATVFDLSDVLPADGVAGSVLAGIFGYSDRPALGEVLVYLVFLAVTLPLFLRPVASAPAVPSPARQDVPAGEAPAPPRLRPALGLMALLVLAVLGLGAASLRLERREAGTGEASSVTVAITDRGCEPGELTVPAGRTAFRIVNRSDRALEWEILDGVMVLEERENIAPGLSQSLTARLEPGTYAITCGRIGNPRGRLTVLPAAAGAPWRPEPRDLLAPMAEYKVHVTLQAMALTEAVEDLDEALDRGDTARAERLIAEAGRARDQLLPALRLLPETRETLTSVTDSLTRLSAFLPEAGSDGSDVSRETLARLRSDSESLTARIGKARITPAAMAEGATQLLRGSDAITPDALDGVGRVVSLLRPLATRLDPALQSSLDRSLAASEKGDRNALATLATDLDRLGRQLEAH; this is encoded by the coding sequence ATGCTTGTTCCGTTCCTCATCATGTTCCGGGAAGGGCTGGAAGCCGCCCTGATCATCGGCCTGGTCGCGGGCTATCTCGGCCGTACCGGGCGCCGGGAATGGCTGCCCCTGGTCTGGCTCGGCATCGGGGCGGGGGTGCTGGTCAGCCTGGGGGCGGGTCTCGCTCTGGAGGTGTTGAGCGCCGAGTTCCCGCAGCGCGGGCAGGAGATCTTCGAGGCCGTGGTGGGGCTGGTGGCCGTCGGCATGCTGACCGCCATGGTCTTCTGGATGAGGCGGGCTGCCCGGTCGGTGAAGGCGGAGATGCAGGACCGCATCGATGCCGCGCTGATGGGGGAAAGGCGCGGCCTTGCTTTGCTGGCCATGGTCTTCCTCGCCGTGGCGCGGGAAGGGCTGGAGGCGGCGGTTTTCCTGCTCGCCGTCATGCGGCAGAGCCCCGGCCCGGCGGCGCCCATCGGTGCGGTGGCCGGCCTGCTGCTCGCCGTCGCGGTGGGCGCCGCCATCACCTGGGGCGGGCTGCGGCTGGACCTGCGGCGCTTTTTCCGCTGGAGCGGCGTGCTGATCCTGCTGGTGGCGGCCGGGCTTCTGGCGGGGTCGCTGCGCGCGCTGCATGAGGCAGGGCTGTGGAACGGGCTCCAGGCCACGGTCTTCGACCTGAGCGACGTCCTGCCCGCCGATGGCGTTGCGGGCTCCGTGCTGGCGGGGATCTTCGGCTACAGCGACCGCCCGGCCCTGGGCGAGGTGCTGGTCTATCTGGTCTTCCTTGCTGTCACGCTGCCGCTCTTCCTGCGGCCCGTGGCTAGCGCCCCCGCCGTTCCCTCGCCGGCGCGTCAGGACGTGCCGGCCGGCGAGGCTCCGGCGCCGCCCCGGCTCAGGCCCGCGCTTGGCCTCATGGCCCTGTTGGTCCTGGCGGTGCTGGGCCTGGGTGCCGCTTCGCTGCGGCTGGAACGCCGCGAGGCCGGGACAGGGGAGGCGAGCAGCGTCACCGTGGCCATCACTGACCGGGGTTGCGAGCCGGGCGAACTCACCGTGCCCGCCGGACGGACCGCCTTCCGCATCGTCAACCGCAGCGACCGCGCCCTGGAATGGGAGATCCTGGATGGCGTGATGGTGCTGGAGGAACGGGAGAACATCGCACCCGGGCTTTCCCAAAGCCTGACGGCGCGGCTGGAGCCCGGCACCTATGCCATCACCTGTGGCCGCATCGGCAATCCGCGCGGCAGGCTGACCGTTCTGCCTGCCGCCGCCGGAGCGCCCTGGCGTCCGGAGCCTCGTGACCTGCTCGCCCCCATGGCCGAGTACAAGGTCCATGTCACCCTGCAGGCCATGGCTCTGACGGAAGCCGTGGAGGATCTGGACGAGGCGCTGGACCGGGGCGACACGGCGCGGGCTGAGCGGCTCATTGCCGAGGCGGGCCGGGCCCGCGACCAGCTCCTGCCGGCGCTCCGGCTTCTGCCCGAAACTCGGGAGACCCTGACCTCGGTGACCGATAGCCTGACCCGGTTGTCGGCCTTTCTGCCCGAGGCCGGATCGGACGGCTCCGATGTCTCACGTGAAACACTGGCGCGGCTGCGCTCGGACAGCGAGAGCCTGACCGCCCGGATCGGCAAGGCCCGCATCACCCCCGCGGCCATGGCGGAGGGCGCAACGCAACTGCTGCGAGGTTCGGACGCCATCACGCCTGACGCGCTGGATGGTGTGGGGCGCGTCGTTTCCCTGTTGCGGCCGCTCGCCACCCGTCTGGACCCGGCCCTCCAGTCCAGCCTCGACCGCTCGCTCGCCGCGTCGGAGAAAGGGGACAGGAATGCCCTGGCCACCCTGGCCACGGATCTCGACAGGCTGGGCCGGCAGTTGGAGGCCCATTGA
- a CDS encoding MYG1 family protein, translating to MSEPRLPLLVTHNGSFHCDEAFAYVALRLALGLHAPGRDHVLLRTRDANRIAEGDVVWDVGLLYDTATQRFDHHQRGAPMRPDGTPFSSAGLVWQTHGEAAVRALLRPEDSGFAPTIAADLDASMVRFIDEVDNGVATSRGSMDLASLVGDCNPAWDAPGAEDQGAEDAAFLEAVALVEAVLRRRVEAQRARLAADAQVVAAHAASADRRILELDRRMPWKSAVFQHDLPVLYGIYPVNNGNWMVDTMPPEPKSFAQRLPLPEAWAGLQDKDLAEASGVPDAVFVHLRRFIGAARSRAGALAMARRAVTLGMPDV from the coding sequence ATGTCCGAACCCCGCCTCCCCCTCCTCGTCACCCATAACGGCAGCTTCCATTGCGACGAGGCCTTCGCCTATGTCGCGCTGCGCCTCGCCCTGGGCCTGCATGCCCCGGGCCGTGACCATGTCCTGCTGCGCACCCGCGACGCCAACCGCATTGCCGAGGGCGACGTGGTCTGGGATGTGGGCCTCCTCTACGACACGGCGACGCAGCGCTTCGACCACCACCAGCGCGGCGCTCCGATGCGGCCGGATGGCACGCCCTTCAGCTCCGCCGGCCTCGTCTGGCAAACCCATGGCGAGGCGGCGGTACGCGCCCTGCTGCGGCCTGAGGACTCGGGCTTCGCCCCCACCATCGCGGCGGATCTCGACGCCTCCATGGTCCGCTTCATCGACGAGGTGGACAATGGCGTCGCCACCTCGCGCGGCAGCATGGACCTCGCCAGCCTGGTGGGCGACTGCAACCCCGCCTGGGACGCGCCGGGCGCGGAAGATCAGGGCGCTGAGGACGCCGCCTTCCTGGAGGCCGTCGCCCTGGTCGAGGCGGTGCTGCGCCGCCGGGTGGAGGCCCAGCGTGCCCGCCTCGCCGCCGACGCGCAGGTGGTGGCGGCACACGCCGCCTCGGCCGACCGGCGCATCCTGGAGCTCGACCGCCGCATGCCCTGGAAGAGTGCCGTCTTCCAGCACGACCTGCCGGTGCTCTACGGCATCTATCCGGTGAACAACGGCAACTGGATGGTGGACACCATGCCGCCGGAGCCGAAATCCTTCGCCCAGCGGCTACCTCTCCCCGAAGCCTGGGCCGGGCTGCAGGACAAGGATCTCGCCGAAGCCTCCGGCGTGCCCGATGCCGTCTTCGTCCACCTCCGCCGCTTCATCGGCGCCGCCCGCTCCCGCGCCGGCGCCCTCGCCATGGCCCGCCGCGCCGTGACCCTCGGGATGCCGGATGTCTGA
- a CDS encoding DNA/RNA non-specific endonuclease: MSRSVIRRWRLLVLLLLPVLPLCAPPARAAEDCTQHHPDGVAPSITRPALERDTSRLCFEGFAVLYSGVSRTPLAVSEHLTRDRIQQARRVPRDDAFHAEDQLPADQRARLSDYARSGFDRGHMAPSGDMATPTSQQESFSLANIVPQAPESNRCLWEGIESTVRDLATGDGEVWVVTGPAFEGENLRRLNRRVLVPTSLYKAIYLPDRGEAGAYLAPNGPGLSWRAVSLDELRDIAGIDVFPSLAPAIRARAMVLPQPKPNNIRGSCEGQTGGQVANSGTASNRSVARRDAPVATPAGPGIMGSRLTLIIAAVVAVVVILLLVRVLGRR; this comes from the coding sequence ATGTCTCGCTCCGTGATCCGCCGCTGGCGCCTCCTGGTCCTGCTCCTCCTGCCGGTGCTGCCGCTCTGCGCGCCGCCGGCCCGAGCCGCGGAGGACTGCACGCAGCATCACCCGGATGGCGTCGCGCCGTCTATCACACGTCCGGCGCTGGAGCGTGACACCAGCCGCCTCTGCTTCGAAGGGTTCGCCGTCCTCTACAGCGGCGTCTCGCGCACGCCGCTGGCGGTGTCCGAGCACCTGACCCGCGACCGCATCCAACAGGCCCGCCGGGTCCCGCGCGACGATGCCTTCCATGCGGAGGACCAGTTGCCGGCCGACCAGCGGGCGCGCCTGTCGGATTACGCACGCTCCGGCTTCGACCGGGGGCACATGGCGCCCTCTGGCGACATGGCCACGCCCACCTCGCAGCAGGAGAGCTTCTCGCTCGCCAATATCGTCCCACAGGCGCCGGAATCGAACCGTTGCCTCTGGGAAGGGATCGAGAGCACGGTGCGCGACCTGGCCACCGGGGATGGCGAGGTCTGGGTGGTGACCGGCCCCGCCTTCGAGGGCGAGAACCTGCGCCGCCTGAACCGGCGCGTGCTGGTGCCGACTTCGCTCTACAAGGCCATCTACCTTCCTGACCGTGGCGAGGCCGGGGCCTATCTGGCCCCGAACGGGCCGGGCCTGTCCTGGCGTGCGGTATCCCTCGACGAGCTGCGCGACATCGCCGGGATCGATGTCTTCCCCTCCCTCGCCCCCGCGATCCGCGCCCGGGCCATGGTCCTGCCGCAGCCGAAGCCGAACAACATCCGCGGCAGTTGCGAGGGACAGACCGGTGGACAGGTGGCAAACAGCGGCACGGCCTCCAACCGCAGCGTCGCCCGTCGCGACGCGCCCGTGGCGACCCCCGCCGGCCCGGGCATCATGGGCAGCCGCCTGACGCTGATCATCGCGGCGGTGGTGGCCGTGGTGGTTATCCTGTTGCTGGTCCGCGTGCTGGGGCGCCGCTGA
- a CDS encoding ABC transporter substrate-binding protein, which translates to MWKYAAGLALVLGASFPAATPASAADPVRVGVTLSETGPGASLGIPEGKSVRLLPKEFGGQPVEWIILDDGSDTTRAVANMRKLIAENRVDAVVGSSVTPASIAMVEVAAEQKVPMISLAGSSAIVSPVDERRRWVFKTAQNDALMATAVADHMAKAGVKTLGVIAFSDSYGDGWMGVMKPLLEERKIRLVADERYARSDTSVTGQVLKVVSAKPDAVFIIAAGTPAALPARGLKERGFRGAVYQTHGVANADFLRVGGKDVEGEILPVGPVVVVDQLPDSHPSRETARKYRDAYEAENGKGSVSTFGAHAYDAGILLSHAIPVAADKAKPGTPEFRAALRDALEGLKGVVYVNGTATMSPTDHVGQGEPSRVMVTIQNGTWKLLPQ; encoded by the coding sequence ATGTGGAAATATGCCGCCGGCCTCGCGCTGGTGCTCGGAGCTTCCTTCCCGGCGGCCACGCCCGCCTCGGCGGCCGATCCCGTCCGGGTCGGCGTCACCCTGTCGGAAACGGGGCCGGGCGCCTCGCTCGGCATCCCCGAGGGCAAGTCGGTGCGCCTGCTGCCCAAGGAGTTCGGCGGCCAGCCGGTCGAGTGGATCATCCTCGACGACGGCTCCGACACCACCCGCGCGGTCGCCAACATGCGCAAGCTGATCGCCGAGAACCGGGTGGACGCGGTGGTGGGCTCCAGCGTCACCCCCGCCTCCATCGCCATGGTGGAGGTCGCGGCGGAACAGAAGGTGCCGATGATCTCGCTGGCCGGCTCCTCCGCCATCGTCTCCCCGGTGGATGAGCGGCGGCGCTGGGTCTTCAAGACCGCGCAGAACGACGCTCTGATGGCGACGGCCGTGGCCGACCACATGGCCAAGGCGGGCGTGAAGACGCTGGGCGTGATCGCCTTCAGCGATTCCTACGGCGACGGCTGGATGGGCGTGATGAAGCCGCTGCTGGAGGAACGGAAGATCCGCCTCGTGGCGGACGAGCGCTATGCCCGCTCCGACACCAGCGTCACCGGACAGGTGCTGAAGGTGGTCTCCGCCAAGCCGGACGCCGTCTTCATCATCGCCGCGGGCACGCCGGCCGCATTGCCGGCGCGCGGGCTCAAGGAGCGCGGCTTCCGCGGCGCGGTGTACCAGACGCATGGCGTGGCCAATGCCGACTTCCTGCGCGTGGGCGGCAAGGACGTAGAGGGCGAGATCCTCCCCGTCGGCCCGGTGGTGGTGGTGGACCAGCTCCCCGACAGCCACCCCTCGCGCGAAACGGCACGCAAGTATCGCGACGCCTACGAGGCGGAGAACGGCAAGGGCAGCGTCTCCACCTTCGGCGCGCATGCCTATGATGCCGGCATCCTGCTGAGCCACGCCATCCCCGTCGCCGCCGACAAGGCGAAGCCCGGCACGCCCGAGTTCCGCGCTGCGCTGCGCGACGCGCTGGAGGGGCTGAAGGGCGTCGTCTACGTGAACGGCACCGCGACCATGTCGCCCACCGACCATGTGGGACAGGGCGAGCCCTCGCGCGTGATGGTCACCATCCAGAACGGCACCTGGAAGCTCCTGCCGCAGTAA
- a CDS encoding branched-chain amino acid ABC transporter permease, with amino-acid sequence MDLSILLVLVQDGVVSGAIYALLALSLVIVFTVTRIVFVPIGEFVSFGALTLAVLEAGQMPGTVWLLMLLGLATALLRLWTGRNLPPAQQARRLAMPVLLPLLAWGLARLALALGAPPLAMVALTLLIVVPMGVFLYDIVYRPMIQASVLVLLIVSVALHLALTGLGLVFFGAEGFRTEALSDAMIEIGPLLVSGQSIAVVLMTLLLIAALFLFFEQSLLGKALRATAVNPLGARLVAISPDLCGRTALGLAAAIGTVSGILVSALTTIYYDTGFLIGLKGFVAAIVGGLASYPLAAAGALLIGLVESFASFQASAFKEVLVFMIIIPVLLWRSWRMPQSLDEEH; translated from the coding sequence GTGGATCTCTCCATCCTCCTGGTGCTGGTGCAGGACGGGGTCGTAAGCGGCGCCATCTACGCGCTGCTCGCCCTGTCCCTGGTGATCGTCTTCACCGTGACGCGCATCGTCTTCGTGCCGATCGGCGAATTCGTGAGCTTCGGGGCGCTGACGCTCGCGGTGCTGGAGGCCGGGCAGATGCCGGGCACGGTCTGGCTGCTGATGCTCCTGGGCCTCGCCACCGCCTTGCTGCGGCTCTGGACCGGGCGGAACCTGCCCCCGGCGCAGCAGGCGCGGCGCCTCGCCATGCCGGTGCTGCTCCCCCTGCTCGCCTGGGGCCTCGCGCGGCTGGCGCTGGCGCTGGGCGCGCCGCCGCTGGCGATGGTGGCGCTGACGCTGCTGATCGTCGTACCGATGGGCGTCTTCCTCTATGACATCGTCTATCGCCCGATGATCCAGGCCAGCGTGCTGGTGCTGCTGATCGTCTCCGTCGCGCTGCACCTGGCGCTGACCGGGCTGGGCCTCGTCTTCTTCGGCGCGGAGGGCTTCCGCACCGAGGCGCTGTCCGACGCGATGATCGAGATCGGCCCGCTCCTGGTCTCCGGCCAGTCCATCGCCGTGGTGCTGATGACGCTGCTGCTGATCGCGGCGCTGTTCCTGTTCTTCGAGCAGAGCCTGCTGGGCAAGGCGCTGCGCGCCACGGCGGTGAACCCGCTCGGCGCCCGGCTGGTGGCGATCTCCCCCGACCTCTGCGGCCGCACCGCCCTCGGCCTCGCCGCGGCGATCGGCACGGTGAGCGGCATCCTGGTCTCGGCGCTGACCACGATCTACTACGACACCGGCTTCCTGATCGGGCTGAAGGGCTTCGTCGCCGCCATCGTGGGCGGGCTGGCCAGCTATCCCCTCGCCGCCGCCGGCGCACTGCTGATCGGGCTGGTGGAAAGCTTCGCCAGCTTCCAGGCCAGCGCCTTCAAGGAGGTGCTGGTCTTCATGATCATCATCCCCGTGCTGCTCTGGCGCTCCTGGCGCATGCCGCAGAGCCTGGACGAGGAGCACTGA